In Blastocatellia bacterium, the sequence CCGCGATCCACGAATTTGCGCAGAGCATCGGCAAAGACAACTTCTTGCTCATCGGTGAAATCACCGGCGGGCGCTCCTTTGCCTTTGACACGCTGGAGATAACGGGACTGGATGCCGCTCTGGGCATTGATGAGATACCCGACAAGCTGGAGTTCCTGGCGAAGGGGTTGCGCAATCCGAATGACTACTTCGGCCTATTTCGCAATTCTGAGCTCATCGGCAAAGGCTCGCATACTTGGTTTCGTAATAAGGTCGTCACCTTCTTCAATGATCACGATCAGGTGAGTAAAGGGGCTAACAAGGCCCGCTTCTGTGCCGACCCGGATGGGGCTAAGCTGGTGCTGAACGCGCTGGCGCTCAATGTGACCACCCTCGGCATCCCCTGCATCTATTATGGCAGCGAACAGAGTTTCAATGGCCATGGCGGCGGGGACGGTGCTGACCGCTATATCCGCGAGGCGATGTTTGGCGGCGAGTTCGGCTCTTTTGAAAGCAGCAGCGTACACTTTTTCGACGAAGGGAGCCAGGTATACCAGGAGCTATCAAAGATACTAAAGGTCCGCCGGGACAAGGCCGCCCTGCGGCGCGGGCGCCAGTATTTGCGGCCCATCTCGGATGACGGCCAGCACTTCGGGTTGCCGCAAATGATCGGCGGCCATATCCGTTTTGTGGTTCCGTGGTCACGGATCCTGAGCGATGAGGAGATGGTGTTGGCCATCAACACAGATCCCGACCGGGCGCATACTGCTTGGGTCACGATTGATGCTTCACTTCATAAGTCGGGGGACCTTCTTACCTGTATTTACTCAACCGACTCGGCACAGCTTGGCAGTCAAATCCAAGTCGAAGCCCGGAATGGTCTATCGGTTAGACTGACAGTGCCGGCCGCGGGCTTTGTCACGTTCGAGTAGAGGGTCGGCCTTGGATATATGGGAGCGTTTGAGCAGGCGACACATAGCGGTCGCGCTTATCGCTACGCGGTGACGCTCATTAGCCAAACGACAAAGCTGCTTGAGACTAGCAGACGGAGTCTATCAACGAGACCTTGCAGTATCTCAGGGCTCAGTTGCTGGTACAGTGGGGCCCGGCCTGGATATTCCTTCGCAGACAGATAACCAGCGCCGGGTGAGCTTCGAGCATCAGGGTAAACAGATAAGCGTTGATTCAGCTTCGGGTGTATGGATAAGAGAGCTAGAGGGTGATTGGCGCTGTCTTGCAATGCCGCGCCCGCACAGCAGCTTAGACCAGCAGACGCCGGAGAGATTTGCGAGGAAGTGCCGCCTGCTTCAGGAGGCGAAAAAGCGGCTCGGACTCTCATGATGACTACACCTCAGTTCGGGGCTGGACCACAAGCATTTACGGCAACTAGCCGGTTGCCGGAAATGCTTGAAGCAGAAACAGAGTTGATGATTTATGTCCGACAGTAGCAACCATGAATTCGATGTATTCGTTAGCTATGCGACTAACCCCGACTATTCGCTTGCCCGTAATCTTGAGAGCTTCTTAGAGACGTTTCACAAACTGCCTAACCCGGAAAACATCTCGCTGATTCCATTAAGGGCCTGTGTGGACGGTTCCGACTTTCACACATCTGCACGGAGCGGTGGGGGCGATGATGTGGGAAAGACCATCGAGAGTTATCTAGCAAGATCAAAAGAATTACTCGTCTTATGTTCAAGGAATGCGCGGCAGTCAACCTGGGTTGATCAAGAGATCAAGTGGTTCCTCGCCAACAGAGGATCAGGCGCAATCAGGCTGGCGCTGACGGAAGGGGAAGACCTTAGCCATTTGGATGAGATCTTTCCGCAAGCTGTACTAGACGCAGGTTTGCACAAGCGCATTGCCTATGATTTTAGGGGAGTCCATAAACGTGCCAGGCAGAAGTGGCAATCGGTCCGCGATTTTGATGATGAGAGGACGCGGCTCGCGGCAGACTTATACGATAAACCGGCAAGCGAAATTCGCCCAATATGGTTCCGTGAGCAACGACGGCTGGCACGGAATCGGACGCGCATCTTCATCACCGTCACGATGGTTCTGCTCGCCCTGCTGATCCTAACGGTCTACTTTTATTTCATCGCCGAGGCACGCCGCAAGCAAGCATTTGCCGAGGCGGAACGAACACGAAGGCAATTTTATGTGGCAAGCTTGAACCTGGCCCATCGCGCATGGAATGAAGGTTCAGTCACTCTCGCGCAACAGCTACTCGAAGAGCAAAACCCGCGTCAAGGGCAGGAAGACCTGCGCGATTTTGACTGGTCACACCTCTGGCGACGCACTCAGGCTGAAAAATCACAATTCTTCGTCAAGGGAGTTGCTTTTGAAAGCGTTTCCGTTTCATCCGATGGCTTACTAGTAGCGGCTGGCGGGAGACGCTGGTCTCCGCAGAACGGTGATGAAGATCCATCTCACTATGTTTATGTCTGGTCCTTACAGACGGGAGAGTTGAAATATACGCTTGCGGAGCATGACGAGTCAGTTAAGGCGGTGAAATTCTCACCCACTGCTCCAGTGCTCGTGTCGGGGAGCGAAAGCGGCACGCTGAAAGTCTGGAGTGTGGAATCAGGATTGGAAATCTACTCGGCTGATCTGGGGTCGGTAGATTCGCTGGCTTTTTCGCCCGACGGCGGTACTTTAGCTGTGGCCGACGGCGCTCAGATTGATCTATTTAACACGACAACCTGGGAGAGTATGGGTCAGCTCGTCAGCTACCCGGACCAGGAACTGCTCGCGCTCGCCTTCTCTCCTGACGGAAAATTCCTCGCTGTAGGAGGAATGCAGAAACAAGTTCACCTTTGGGATATGACGAAACGAAAGAAAGTTGAGATTTTGGGCGAACACAAGGGCCGGGTCACTTCGGCTGCGTGGTCAACTGAGAGTAATCAGCTCGCTACGGGTGGGGAAGATGGAGAGGTCATTCTGTGGGATATAACTAAAAAGAGAAATCCGGTTCACCTGCCGCAGGGCGATGGTGCGTACTCGCTCGCCTTCGCACGAGGCGGAAAGCTTCTCGCTGTCGGGTTAGGCAAACCGACGGAGATCGAAGGGGGAAAGGCCATTGTGCTCTGGGATGTTCCCACGGGCACCCAACGCGGTCTGCTCAGGGGGCATCCGAGGCGCATCATGTCTTTAGATTTTACGCCGACCGGGGATTCACTTGTCTCTGTCGGCGAGGAAGAGAACGTCCGCGCTTGGGACATTGCGAAGGCCAGTTATCTGACCTATTTTGAGGGTCATGGATCGCCCGTTTGGGCATTCGCATTCTCACCCGATGGAAAGACCTTGGCTTCTGGCGATGGCGATGGCGCGATTCGACTATGGCTCCTTCAACCCGGTGGGCTATCGGCGTTCGTTCAGGCACACCAGAAACGCGTTTCGGATCTTTCCTTCGATCCGACAGGCCGCCTGCTCGCATCAGTCGGCTGGGACGATACTGTGCGGCTCTGGGAACCCGCCTCGAAAACCGCGCCGCGATTATTATTACAAACTGGCCATGGTCTAACGTCCGTAGCGTTTTCGCCTGACGGAACCAAGTTAGCGGCAGCGCATTGCGATGGCACCATCTATGTCTGGGAAGGGCCAGATTTCAAAGCGCTGCCGAGCCTTAAACAAAGCGGCTGTCTCACGTTTCTGGCCTGGTCGCCTGATAGTAGGCTCCTCGTAGCTGGCGGTGGCAGCCCCGCAACCCCGGAATCACCAAG encodes:
- a CDS encoding TIR domain-containing protein, giving the protein MSDSSNHEFDVFVSYATNPDYSLARNLESFLETFHKLPNPENISLIPLRACVDGSDFHTSARSGGGDDVGKTIESYLARSKELLVLCSRNARQSTWVDQEIKWFLANRGSGAIRLALTEGEDLSHLDEIFPQAVLDAGLHKRIAYDFRGVHKRARQKWQSVRDFDDERTRLAADLYDKPASEIRPIWFREQRRLARNRTRIFITVTMVLLALLILTVYFYFIAEARRKQAFAEAERTRRQFYVASLNLAHRAWNEGSVTLAQQLLEEQNPRQGQEDLRDFDWSHLWRRTQAEKSQFFVKGVAFESVSVSSDGLLVAAGGRRWSPQNGDEDPSHYVYVWSLQTGELKYTLAEHDESVKAVKFSPTAPVLVSGSESGTLKVWSVESGLEIYSADLGSVDSLAFSPDGGTLAVADGAQIDLFNTTTWESMGQLVSYPDQELLALAFSPDGKFLAVGGMQKQVHLWDMTKRKKVEILGEHKGRVTSAAWSTESNQLATGGEDGEVILWDITKKRNPVHLPQGDGAYSLAFARGGKLLAVGLGKPTEIEGGKAIVLWDVPTGTQRGLLRGHPRRIMSLDFTPTGDSLVSVGEEENVRAWDIAKASYLTYFEGHGSPVWAFAFSPDGKTLASGDGDGAIRLWLLQPGGLSAFVQAHQKRVSDLSFDPTGRLLASVGWDDTVRLWEPASKTAPRLLLQTGHGLTSVAFSPDGTKLAAAHCDGTIYVWEGPDFKALPSLKQSGCLTFLAWSPDSRLLVAGGGSPATPESPRSISLWRIGDTSPLKVLNGHSSWPSCVAFSPNSKNLVTGDWDGEVILWDLASGTMSQRMRGHTDLVTGVSFSPSGKIIASSSRDKTVRIWDTITGQERATLTESEQELFALKFHPKGDMLAAGGSDGSIVLWLSDASPLVTISPQR